One Polaribacter sp. KT25b DNA segment encodes these proteins:
- a CDS encoding sulfatase, whose product MNYFVKNSIIVVSILCICTLFSCKIKDQKENNQKTNNKKPNIVLLFVDDYGWADIGYRNATFTTPNLDQFKKESLDFTRAYIPTPTCSPSRLSILTGKEAVRLEMSRHIPEEKDFINEDYNVWPTDPVKRPSINYLPLEEITYAETLKDLGYYNMFIGKWHLGEGKHYPEYQGFDKTFGTTDNGHPKSYYYPFFKDGDPKEFQKNYKTGDYLTNVLTDSAVNFIKNYDKAQPFMLSFWYYSVHGPSVGRKDLLKKHQDAGLEGKYAHHAAMVEAMDESVGRVRNALKEKGIDDNTVIIVFSDQGGAYTNAPLSGGKKGGNTLGEGGARVPLLISYPGVTKPNTETAIPVQSIDIYPTLVEIASGKKYENKEIQGVSLLPILKGKTIKKRNLYFFRSYEDQYAAVISNDWKLVKYHSGKFELFNVTKDISEQNNLIGKGLDVENILKKDIENWEKEAVPAY is encoded by the coding sequence ATGAATTACTTCGTAAAAAATAGCATTATAGTTGTTTCAATTCTTTGTATTTGCACTTTATTTTCGTGCAAAATCAAAGATCAAAAAGAAAATAATCAAAAAACTAATAACAAAAAACCAAACATTGTATTATTATTTGTTGATGATTATGGTTGGGCAGATATTGGTTACAGAAACGCAACTTTTACAACACCAAACTTAGATCAATTTAAAAAAGAAAGTTTAGATTTTACAAGAGCCTACATTCCTACTCCTACTTGTAGCCCAAGCAGATTATCTATTTTAACAGGTAAAGAAGCAGTACGATTAGAAATGTCTAGACACATACCAGAAGAAAAAGATTTTATTAATGAAGATTATAATGTTTGGCCAACAGATCCTGTAAAAAGACCTTCTATAAATTATTTACCTTTAGAAGAAATTACATATGCAGAAACCTTAAAAGATCTTGGTTATTACAATATGTTTATTGGTAAATGGCATTTAGGAGAAGGCAAACACTATCCAGAATATCAAGGTTTCGATAAAACTTTTGGAACTACAGATAACGGACATCCAAAGAGTTATTATTATCCATTTTTTAAAGATGGAGATCCAAAAGAGTTTCAAAAAAATTATAAAACAGGCGATTATTTAACGAATGTTTTAACAGATAGCGCAGTAAATTTTATCAAAAACTATGATAAAGCACAACCATTTATGTTGTCTTTTTGGTATTATTCTGTTCACGGACCATCCGTTGGTAGAAAAGATCTACTTAAAAAACATCAAGATGCAGGTTTAGAAGGAAAATATGCACATCATGCAGCAATGGTAGAAGCTATGGATGAATCTGTAGGTCGTGTTAGAAATGCTTTAAAAGAAAAAGGAATTGATGATAATACCGTAATTATTGTTTTTTCTGATCAAGGTGGCGCGTATACAAATGCTCCTTTATCTGGAGGAAAAAAAGGAGGAAACACCTTAGGTGAAGGTGGCGCTAGAGTACCCCTTTTAATTTCGTATCCTGGAGTTACAAAGCCAAATACAGAAACTGCAATACCTGTGCAATCTATAGATATTTATCCAACTTTAGTAGAAATTGCTTCGGGTAAAAAGTACGAAAACAAAGAAATTCAAGGTGTTAGTTTATTACCAATTTTAAAAGGTAAAACCATTAAAAAAAGAAATTTATATTTTTTTAGAAGTTATGAAGACCAATATGCTGCAGTAATTTCTAATGATTGGAAACTAGTAAAATATCATTCAGGAAAATTCGAATTATTTAATGTTACAAAAGATATTAGTGAACAAAATAATTTAATTGGTAAAGGTTTAGATGTAGAAAATATCTTAAAAAAAGATATAGAAAATTGGGAAAAGGAAGCAGTACCAGCTTATTAA
- a CDS encoding T9SS type A sorting domain-containing protein, with amino-acid sequence MIKKNIILIFCLFLSGFIFSQNPIDRVLPADSYFYNPTINTANQLSFPNGDNSTSALQNMINSLSASGGGILTINAGTYTLGQLDMRTGVHIRVNPNVVFKTTPQGALFQAGFDNNFANANNWSFQSTNGEKFTFDFSDFEPNTNIRAFQLGNTNNFKLADFIILDNYTKFNAISAGAVGDASEPALFTKFGIIENLDTKNAHYGYGLIQFQVGQDILFRNLSGEGGVTLRLESGYSGLADLYVTDKTPIINNVYGRNISCTNGAHAVMLSPHTITQGIVDVRDITGISCEAAVSINFGFLSADKGQTTPDHSEGTFSEDSVIANVFATYGTDAQVRSARLRHIPCALRNYISAEKNLDDESYKAPSLAPVYYLALEDYVSKNSPAGSYKIVLENVTHSGFSDEVRADGLITDGGENDFEGCDINESPIWIKGDDKNTPNPLQTTYTALSLSVTNFIDTNDIVIYQEENTKELIIKSNLKANIKIYNLIGQLLKNVSKLETKISINLSDIPKNIYIIHLESDKKIITKKIIIN; translated from the coding sequence ATGATTAAAAAGAATATAATATTAATCTTTTGTCTGTTCTTATCTGGGTTTATATTTTCTCAAAATCCAATTGATAGAGTGCTACCTGCGGATAGTTATTTTTACAACCCAACAATTAACACAGCAAATCAATTATCTTTTCCTAATGGAGATAACTCAACATCAGCATTACAAAATATGATAAATAGTTTATCTGCTTCGGGTGGAGGAATTTTAACCATAAATGCAGGTACTTATACTTTGGGACAATTAGATATGAGAACAGGTGTTCATATTCGTGTAAACCCAAACGTAGTCTTTAAAACTACACCTCAAGGTGCTTTATTTCAAGCAGGTTTTGATAATAATTTTGCCAATGCAAACAATTGGAGCTTTCAGAGTACAAATGGAGAAAAATTTACTTTTGATTTCTCTGATTTTGAACCTAATACTAATATTAGAGCTTTTCAATTAGGAAATACGAACAATTTTAAATTAGCAGATTTTATTATTTTAGACAATTACACAAAATTTAATGCAATTTCGGCTGGTGCAGTTGGTGATGCTAGCGAACCTGCATTATTTACTAAATTCGGAATAATAGAAAACCTAGATACTAAAAATGCACATTACGGATATGGATTAATTCAATTTCAAGTAGGACAAGATATTTTGTTTAGAAATTTATCTGGCGAAGGTGGCGTAACCTTAAGATTAGAATCTGGATATAGTGGTTTAGCAGATTTATATGTAACCGATAAAACACCAATTATAAATAATGTTTACGGTCGTAATATTTCATGTACAAACGGTGCACATGCGGTTATGTTATCTCCACATACCATAACACAAGGAATCGTAGATGTTAGAGATATTACAGGTATAAGTTGTGAGGCCGCGGTTTCTATAAACTTTGGTTTTTTATCTGCTGATAAAGGTCAAACAACACCAGACCATAGCGAAGGAACTTTTTCTGAAGATTCTGTTATAGCAAATGTTTTTGCTACTTATGGCACAGATGCCCAAGTTAGATCTGCTCGTTTAAGACATATTCCTTGCGCACTTAGAAATTATATTAGTGCAGAAAAAAATTTAGATGATGAATCTTACAAAGCACCATCTTTAGCACCTGTCTATTATTTGGCACTTGAAGATTATGTAAGCAAAAATAGTCCTGCTGGAAGTTATAAAATTGTTTTAGAAAATGTAACTCATTCAGGTTTTTCAGATGAAGTTAGAGCAGATGGATTAATTACAGATGGAGGAGAAAATGATTTTGAAGGTTGTGATATTAATGAATCTCCAATTTGGATAAAAGGAGATGATAAAAACACACCCAATCCTTTGCAAACAACTTATACAGCATTGTCATTAAGTGTAACTAATTTTATTGACACAAATGATATTGTTATTTATCAAGAGGAAAACACTAAAGAATTAATTATAAAAAGTAATTTAAAAGCAAACATTAAAATCTATAATTTAATAGGACAATTACTTAAAAATGTATCAAAATTAGAAACTAAAATAAGTATAAATCTTTCTGACATCCCTAAAAACATCTATATAATTCACCTAGAGTCTGATAAAAAAATAATCACAAAAAAAATAATTATTAACTAA
- a CDS encoding sulfatase yields MKLISSQNTLKYCFLLILVVFFSCKTQQKNTLKKTKTRPNILFFIADDASMKSFGAYGDTFINTPAIDNLAKEGLVFNNAYNCNPKCAPARASLVTGMYSWQLKEAANHWPNFPAEFKFYPHLLMEKGYDVGFTGKGWGPGDYATKYNPAGPEFNQIKLTPPHKGISNVDYAANFEKFLADKTDKTGTPFCFWFGTKEPHRVYELDSWKKEGKNLDKAEIPPFYPDNKTIRGDVLDYAVEVEWFDTHVGKAIKSLEKRGLLENTLVFISSDHGMPFPRVKGQLYEEGFHVPLIAYWKGKILAGRTVDDFVNFPDFAPTFMEIAGEKPDKQMTGKSFIDIIFSDKSGQIDSKRDHALLGKERHDLGRANEDGVNLAYPVRAIRNSKYLYAHNIKPERWPVGNPEYGFRNVDPSPTKDYLVNLKPENNFYEMSFGKRPEEELYNILTDPHCLKNLALLPEYKDTCKKLRTQMEAELISQGDPRTLGNGDVFDNYPYTGKAYDYINKRVIQKQKK; encoded by the coding sequence ATTTTTTATTGCTGATGATGCTTCTATGAAAAGCTTTGGTGCTTATGGAGACACTTTTATAAATACACCAGCAATAGATAACCTTGCAAAAGAAGGATTGGTTTTTAACAACGCCTATAATTGTAACCCTAAATGTGCGCCCGCAAGAGCTTCTTTAGTAACAGGTATGTATAGTTGGCAATTAAAAGAAGCTGCAAATCACTGGCCAAACTTTCCGGCCGAATTTAAGTTTTACCCACATTTATTAATGGAAAAAGGCTACGATGTTGGTTTTACAGGCAAAGGTTGGGGACCAGGAGATTATGCTACAAAATACAATCCGGCAGGTCCAGAATTTAATCAAATTAAATTAACACCACCACATAAAGGAATTAGCAATGTAGATTACGCAGCAAATTTTGAAAAATTTTTAGCTGATAAAACTGATAAAACTGGTACTCCTTTTTGCTTTTGGTTTGGCACAAAAGAACCTCACAGAGTTTACGAATTAGATTCTTGGAAAAAAGAAGGAAAAAATTTAGACAAGGCAGAAATTCCGCCTTTTTACCCAGATAACAAAACCATAAGAGGCGATGTTTTAGATTATGCGGTTGAAGTAGAATGGTTTGACACCCATGTTGGAAAAGCAATAAAATCCTTAGAAAAAAGAGGATTATTAGAAAATACTTTGGTATTTATTAGTTCAGATCACGGAATGCCTTTTCCTAGAGTAAAAGGACAATTGTACGAAGAAGGTTTTCATGTACCACTTATTGCTTATTGGAAAGGAAAAATATTAGCAGGCAGAACTGTAGATGATTTTGTAAACTTCCCAGATTTTGCGCCAACTTTTATGGAAATTGCTGGCGAAAAACCAGACAAGCAAATGACTGGTAAAAGTTTTATAGATATTATTTTTTCTGATAAATCTGGCCAAATTGATTCAAAAAGAGACCATGCATTATTAGGTAAAGAAAGACATGATCTTGGTCGAGCAAACGAAGATGGTGTAAACTTAGCATATCCTGTTCGTGCCATCAGAAATAGCAAATATTTATATGCTCATAATATTAAACCAGAACGTTGGCCTGTTGGAAATCCAGAATACGGATTTAGAAACGTAGACCCATCTCCTACTAAAGATTACTTGGTAAATTTAAAACCAGAAAATAATTTTTACGAAATGAGTTTTGGTAAAAGACCAGAAGAAGAGTTATACAATATTCTTACAGATCCGCATTGTTTAAAAAACTTAGCATTGTTACCAGAGTACAAGGATACTTGTAAAAAATTACGTACTCAAATGGAAGCTGAATTAATTAGTCAAGGCGACCCAAGAACTCTTGGCAATGGAGATGTTTTTGACAACTATCCTTATACTGGGAAAGCGTATGATTATATAAATAAAAGAGTCATTCAAAAACAGAAAAAATAA